The sequence TGTGCTGGTGCTGCGGATCGGCCAGCAGGGCCAGGGTCTCGGCCTCTTCCTCGGCGTCGGCGCGTTCGTCGACCCGCTGCAGGCTGGTGATCAGGCTCTCGCGCAGGCCTTCGGCGTCGAGCACGTCGTCGGCGATCTCGCGCAGGGCGCAGACCGGATTCTTGTCGTTGTCGCGGTCGACGAGCAGCGGCGAGCCGGCGGAGATCGCCCGGGCGCGATGAGCCGACAACAGCACCAGGCTGAAGCGGTTCGGGACTTTCTCGACGCAATCTTCGACGGTGACGCGAGCCATGGAAACCTCAGTTCGGGGAGTAGAACCGGGGAAAATAGAGACTTTGGCCTTGTGATGCAATGCCGCCGCGCGCCAGCCCCACGCCTGCGCCCGCACGACGGAATGTCGCAGGTCGAATAGGTTCCTGGAAACCAAACCTTGACT is a genomic window of Phenylobacterium montanum containing:
- the rpoZ gene encoding DNA-directed RNA polymerase subunit omega; amino-acid sequence: MARVTVEDCVEKVPNRFSLVLLSAHRARAISAGSPLLVDRDNDKNPVCALREIADDVLDAEGLRESLITSLQRVDERADAEEEAETLALLADPQHQHMSEQELVRALQSDRDGGQEERY